The bacterium genome window below encodes:
- a CDS encoding GHMP kinase, whose amino-acid sequence MIISRTPLRISFAGGGSDLPAFYRREPGAVVTTAINKYIYITVNKKFDDRIRASYSITEMVDRVDDLRHELIREALRLVGVTGGIEITSISDIPSRGTGLGSSSTYTVGLLHALHAYTGRHAGAKRLAEEACEIELERCAKPIGKQDQYIAAYGGLQFIRFDSDGVQVEPVVTDAEFRARLHAHLLLLYTGLTRNADAILEEQGRGLREDASARADTVKIRDLALELRTALLEQRLDAVGEILNVGWTLKRGLAPGITSPEIDAWYARARAAGAIGGKLLGAGGGGFLLLFASPDDHAAITRALPDLRPISLEFEPQGSRIIYVEE is encoded by the coding sequence GTGATCATTTCGCGAACTCCCCTGCGGATCAGCTTTGCCGGCGGCGGCTCCGACCTCCCCGCGTTCTATCGTCGCGAACCCGGGGCGGTCGTCACCACGGCGATCAACAAGTATATCTACATCACGGTCAACAAGAAATTCGACGACCGGATCCGCGCGAGCTACTCGATCACCGAGATGGTGGACCGGGTCGACGACCTCCGGCACGAACTGATCCGTGAAGCGCTGCGGCTCGTCGGCGTCACCGGCGGGATCGAGATCACGTCGATCTCCGATATCCCCTCGCGAGGGACCGGCCTCGGCTCGAGCAGCACGTACACGGTCGGACTGCTCCACGCGCTGCACGCGTACACTGGCCGGCACGCCGGGGCGAAGCGGCTCGCGGAGGAGGCGTGCGAGATCGAACTGGAACGATGCGCGAAGCCGATTGGAAAGCAAGATCAGTACATCGCGGCGTATGGCGGGCTGCAGTTCATCCGGTTCGACTCAGACGGCGTCCAGGTCGAGCCCGTAGTCACCGATGCGGAGTTCCGCGCGCGGCTGCACGCGCACCTCCTGCTGCTCTATACGGGGCTGACGCGCAACGCCGACGCGATCCTCGAAGAACAGGGACGCGGCCTCCGCGAGGACGCGTCGGCCCGCGCCGATACGGTCAAGATCCGCGATCTCGCCTTGGAGTTGCGCACCGCCCTCCTCGAGCAGCGCCTCGACGCCGTGGGCGAGATTCTGAACGTCGGATGGACGCTCAAGCGCGGGCTCGCCCCGGGGATCACGTCGCCCGAGATCGACGCATGGTACGCACGCGCGCGCGCCGCTGGCGCGATCGGAGGCAAGCTGCTGGGGGCCGGCGGCGGGGGATTCCTGTTGCTGTTCGCGTCGCCCGACGACCACGCCGCGATCACGCGCGCGCTCCCTGACCTGCGCCCGATCTCGCTCGAGTTCGAACCACAAGGGAGCCGGATCATCTATGTCGAGGAATGA
- a CDS encoding SIS domain-containing protein: protein MSRNDAARRGARAYTTRLRACLGAVPAGEIAAVADRLHRIARAGGAIFLAGNGGSAATATHVALDLGKSTLGRPPRLGAKRVRTVALCEPAALTAWANDHGYEYVFAEQIRTLARPGDAVLLFSVSGNSPNIVAAARAARATGAVVIALVGRPGGAVRTLADLVVVVPSDEYELVEDVHLAIGHILTVHLRGALRDAGTRPGRRRRTSGRTRARRSG, encoded by the coding sequence ATGTCGAGGAATGACGCCGCGCGCCGTGGCGCGCGCGCCTACACGACGCGGCTCCGGGCGTGCCTGGGCGCGGTCCCCGCGGGGGAGATCGCGGCCGTCGCGGACCGCCTCCATCGGATCGCACGCGCCGGGGGGGCGATCTTCCTCGCCGGCAACGGCGGCAGCGCCGCGACGGCGACCCATGTCGCGCTTGATCTCGGCAAGTCGACGCTCGGCCGGCCGCCGCGGCTCGGCGCGAAACGGGTCCGCACCGTCGCGCTGTGCGAACCGGCGGCGCTGACCGCGTGGGCGAACGATCACGGGTACGAGTACGTGTTCGCCGAGCAGATCCGCACCCTCGCCCGGCCTGGCGATGCCGTGCTGTTGTTCTCCGTGAGCGGGAACTCCCCCAACATCGTTGCCGCGGCGCGCGCCGCGCGCGCCACGGGCGCCGTGGTCATCGCCCTCGTCGGCCGCCCCGGGGGCGCGGTCCGCACGCTCGCGGACCTGGTCGTGGTGGTGCCGAGCGACGAGTACGAGCTGGTGGAAGATGTGCACCTCGCGATCGGCCACATCCTGACCGTGCACCTCCGGGGCGCGCTGCGGGACGCGGGGACGCGCCCCGGTCGCCGCCGGCGCACCTCGGGTCGGACGCGTGCGCGCCGGTCGGGCTGA